Proteins from one Mesotoga infera genomic window:
- a CDS encoding NADH-quinone oxidoreductase subunit C, producing the protein MSSMNDKLNEIMSMAGQFTFSEITKRQFSVNIKSSGLLSVLGLLRQKGFTHLSLITGIDRLNDEKFEVVYTLFCWESGETILVSTLVDRKTPVLPTIMEIWPVARFYERDVHEFFGIVFDGNPDLKPLILEKWSEIPPMRKDFDPHKYSKEHFPDRKYSADFLPEGGGEDE; encoded by the coding sequence ATGAGTTCCATGAATGATAAATTGAATGAAATTATGTCGATGGCGGGCCAATTCACCTTTTCGGAGATAACTAAGAGACAATTTTCTGTAAATATAAAATCCTCTGGATTGCTGTCCGTTCTGGGACTACTCAGGCAGAAAGGTTTCACGCACCTCTCGCTTATCACAGGTATAGATAGGTTGAACGATGAAAAATTCGAAGTAGTATACACACTATTCTGTTGGGAGAGCGGAGAGACAATTCTTGTGAGTACCCTTGTAGACAGAAAAACACCCGTTCTCCCGACGATCATGGAGATATGGCCGGTTGCCAGGTTCTACGAAAGGGATGTTCATGAATTCTTCGGTATTGTTTTCGATGGCAACCCTGACCTGAAGCCGTTGATACTGGAAAAATGGAGCGAGATACCGCCTATGAGAAAGGACTTCGACCCCCATAAATACTCTAAGGAGCATTTTCCGGATAGAAAGTACAGCGCTGATTTTTTGCCGGAAGGGGGTGGCGAAGATGAGTAA
- a CDS encoding NADH-quinone oxidoreductase subunit D: MSKEVKLFIGPNHPGMHGNASVHLYVEGDTVVKSRLVPGFLHRGFEKLMERRTWMQNLALIPRICVPEPDINEMVYAMAIEALAKVEVPERAHWIRMLILELARIASHLMALGGIGGSTGLYTMPNWTLADRDLILDIFEKITGARIYHMYIVPGGVRKDLPEGIKADILKLVDYIEGRSEEFENLLLKNRIIRTRTKGLGVLTREDALKLGISGVALRATGLPNDLRKIAPYARYDHVQFEVPTATEGDAFARFTLKYYEIGQSLRILRQIVEKIPDGPVNIRISEGSALRWKVPAGSVYAHVESSRGEYGYFVVSDGSERPYRINVRGASFPQGLYGIEKLLPGTRIEDVALWLATMDFCPPEIDR; this comes from the coding sequence ATGAGTAAGGAAGTAAAGCTCTTTATCGGACCTAACCATCCTGGAATGCATGGAAACGCCAGCGTCCATCTCTATGTAGAAGGCGATACAGTGGTAAAATCCAGGTTAGTACCAGGATTCCTGCACAGAGGTTTTGAAAAGCTCATGGAACGAAGGACCTGGATGCAAAACCTCGCATTGATTCCCCGAATTTGCGTTCCTGAACCGGATATAAACGAGATGGTGTACGCGATGGCGATAGAAGCGCTCGCTAAAGTCGAAGTGCCCGAACGGGCGCACTGGATTAGGATGTTGATCTTGGAACTTGCCAGAATAGCCTCACATCTCATGGCCCTTGGTGGTATCGGAGGCTCTACGGGTCTTTACACAATGCCGAACTGGACCCTTGCCGATAGAGATCTCATCCTGGATATATTCGAAAAGATCACCGGTGCAAGAATATATCACATGTATATTGTGCCGGGTGGTGTCAGGAAGGATTTGCCTGAAGGCATAAAGGCAGACATACTAAAACTGGTCGATTACATCGAAGGCAGAAGTGAAGAGTTCGAAAACCTGCTCCTGAAAAACAGGATAATTAGAACCAGAACGAAAGGTCTGGGTGTGTTGACACGGGAAGATGCACTGAAGCTAGGTATAAGCGGAGTAGCCCTGAGGGCTACCGGCCTACCTAACGATCTGAGAAAGATCGCCCCTTATGCTAGATACGACCACGTGCAGTTCGAAGTACCGACAGCAACGGAGGGGGATGCCTTCGCGAGGTTTACCCTTAAGTACTATGAAATAGGACAGAGCTTGAGGATATTGAGACAGATCGTTGAGAAGATTCCGGACGGACCGGTAAACATTAGAATCAGCGAAGGGAGCGCTTTAAGATGGAAAGTCCCTGCCGGCAGCGTTTATGCTCACGTGGAATCTTCCAGAGGAGAATACGGCTACTTCGTAGTTTCCGATGGAAGCGAGAGACCTTATAGAATAAACGTAAGGGGTGCCTCCTTCCCGCAGGGACTCTACGGTATTGAAAAGCTGCTTCCGGGTACAAGAATTGAAGATGTTGCTCTCTGGCTGGCAACTATGGACTTTTGTCCGCCCGAAATCGATCGATAG